In the genome of Synergistaceae bacterium, one region contains:
- the tnpB gene encoding IS66 family insertion sequence element accessory protein TnpB produces the protein MFDHSGKQIYLICGPTDMRKGTDGLSAIVNLQHVCDSYESAMFIFCNRITAPNASPCRLNPFFIL, from the coding sequence ATGTTCGATCACAGCGGCAAACAGATTTATCTGATCTGCGGTCCTACGGATATGCGCAAGGGAACAGACGGCCTGTCCGCTATTGTAAATCTTCAGCATGTCTGTGACTCTTATGAGTCCGCCATGTTCATCTTCTGCAACCGCATTACCGCCCCAAATGCTTCCCCTTGTCGTCTTAATCCTTTCTTCATACTGTGA